The Rhizobium leguminosarum bv. trifolii WSM1325 genome has a window encoding:
- a CDS encoding hypothetical protein (KEGG: ecm:EcSMS35_4320 hypothetical protein), producing the protein MNAMDKHPLKAGEPILIRGVEVPVETGSLPQKHLQFFVENPRVYSILRSDGEEPSQADIERKLLDMDHVKALIQDIKRDGGLTDPVVVRAGTLEVLEGNSRLAAYRALAKNDPVKWGYMKVRLLPQDIDEALIFALLGQYHIKGKKDWAPFEQAGFLYRRHKTHDVDTGKLAIEIGLSKRKVEHLIAVYQFMLDHDEADTAKWSYYDEYLKSSKIRKARLANVAFDSLVVGKIKSDEIAKAVDIRDRLPIICSAPKALQKFVNGTEGFEDAFDHAVEAGADNTPLKKITKFRNWLALPETESALNHAQDETRKKILFELGKLSGRVDTLAQKLNPKK; encoded by the coding sequence ATGAACGCGATGGATAAGCATCCGCTAAAGGCTGGCGAACCGATCCTAATACGCGGGGTTGAGGTGCCTGTCGAAACCGGATCTTTGCCGCAGAAGCATCTGCAGTTCTTCGTGGAAAATCCGCGTGTCTATTCCATCCTGCGATCCGATGGCGAAGAACCCAGCCAGGCCGACATCGAGCGCAAACTCCTTGATATGGACCATGTGAAAGCGTTAATCCAAGACATCAAGCGGGATGGAGGGTTGACAGATCCGGTTGTGGTGCGGGCCGGCACCCTGGAAGTGCTGGAAGGCAATAGCCGACTTGCAGCTTATCGAGCGCTCGCGAAAAACGATCCTGTAAAGTGGGGATACATGAAAGTGCGGCTGTTGCCGCAGGACATTGATGAGGCTTTGATCTTTGCCCTGTTGGGCCAATACCATATCAAGGGAAAGAAGGATTGGGCCCCCTTCGAACAAGCTGGCTTTCTTTACCGTCGCCATAAAACCCATGACGTCGATACCGGCAAGTTGGCGATCGAAATTGGTCTCTCAAAGCGCAAGGTCGAACATCTGATTGCCGTTTATCAATTCATGCTCGACCATGATGAAGCCGACACGGCGAAGTGGAGCTATTACGACGAATATTTGAAGTCCTCGAAAATCAGAAAGGCCCGCCTCGCAAATGTGGCTTTCGACAGCCTCGTTGTTGGAAAGATAAAGAGCGACGAGATTGCGAAGGCCGTCGATATCCGCGACCGCCTGCCAATCATCTGTTCGGCGCCGAAAGCGTTGCAGAAGTTCGTCAATGGAACCGAAGGGTTCGAGGATGCCTTCGATCATGCCGTCGAAGCGGGCGCTGACAACACCCCCCTGAAGAAGATCACCAAATTTCGCAATTGGCTTGCCCTACCCGAGACAGAATCAGCGCTCAACCACGCCCAGGATGAAACCCGCAAGAAAATCCTGTTTGAGCTCGGCAAGCTTTCAGGGCGGGTTGATACACTGGCGCAGAAGTTGAACCCCAAGAAATAG